A single window of Lysobacter oculi DNA harbors:
- the zipA gene encoding cell division protein ZipA: MSETTLLRLGILVAGLILFAAILWFGRPKKPGQGKRVEARGGHTEPSLGDEIRAEFDAAADDASPDRQPGLGLDAPLQNSDLGKRVDDNFDKIVSLFVAARAGQTLRGPDILVAAEKAGLVFGHMNVFHRLIDRRPEAGPIFSVANILKPGSFDMAEIQSLETPAIAFFLTLPAPVPALEAWDTLLPTAQRMAELLDGIVLDEERNALGRQRIAHIRDELRAYDRQREAPPLTRPGRW, from the coding sequence ATGTCCGAAACCACGTTGCTCCGCCTCGGCATCCTTGTCGCCGGCCTCATCCTCTTCGCCGCCATCCTGTGGTTCGGGCGGCCGAAGAAACCGGGGCAGGGCAAGCGGGTGGAAGCACGCGGCGGACACACCGAGCCGAGCCTGGGCGACGAAATCCGCGCCGAATTCGATGCCGCTGCGGATGACGCATCGCCCGACCGCCAGCCCGGCCTGGGCCTGGACGCGCCGCTGCAGAACAGCGACCTGGGCAAGCGCGTCGATGACAACTTCGACAAGATCGTTTCGCTGTTCGTCGCCGCGCGCGCCGGGCAGACGCTGCGCGGGCCGGACATCCTGGTTGCCGCCGAGAAGGCCGGGCTGGTGTTCGGCCACATGAACGTGTTCCACCGGCTGATCGACCGCCGCCCCGAGGCCGGCCCGATCTTCAGCGTGGCCAACATCCTCAAGCCCGGCAGTTTCGACATGGCGGAGATCCAGTCGCTGGAGACCCCGGCCATCGCCTTCTTCCTGACCCTGCCGGCGCCGGTGCCCGCGCTGGAAGCCTGGGACACCCTGCTGCCGACCGCGCAGCGCATGGCCGAACTGCTCGACGGCATCGTGCTGGACGAGGAGCGCAACGCGCTCGGGCGCCAGCGCATCGCCCACATCCGCGACGAACTGCGCGCCTACGACCGACAGCGCGAAGCCCCGCCGTTGACGCGGCCGGGACGCTGGTAA
- the ligA gene encoding NAD-dependent DNA ligase LigA — protein MTDAASRHATLVARIREANHRYYVLDDPQLADADYDGLMRELEALEAAHPELATPDSPTRRVGDTPSAKFAPVAHVVPMLSLANAFTDDEVREFVARIEKETGDAAPAFSVEPKLDGLAISLRYEDGVFVRGATRGDGATGEDVTANLRTVKSIPLRLFGDAPAVLEVRGEVVMPKAAFDRYNAWALENGQKVLANPRNGAAGSLRQLDPRITAQRPLAFFAYALGQVEGAMLPPTHSGVLAWLRDLGFPVSAEVAVAHGVEGLLAYYRRIGERRDALPYDIDGVVYKLDRFDQQRAMGFVSRAPRWAIAHKFPAQEASTTVESIEVNVGRTGAVTPWVLMKPVHVGGVTVTRATLHNADQVARLDVRVGDTVIVRRAGDVIPEVVRVVEGERPLDERGEPLHPPYELPTVCPVCGSAIERGEGEVVARCSGGLFCPAQRVQALFHFAGRRTMDIEGLGERFAEALVEFGYIETVADLYRLTVDDFLDMKRRADERDGTIPATVKAGKVADKWAHNLVNAIAASRSTTLERLLFALGIKDVGESTAKTLARHFGALDPLMAADETTLREVPDVGPVVAAHIAHFFAQPHNREVIAALRERGVHWPEGAPQRATEGPLAGKTVVLTGGLSAMGRDEAGARLEALGAKVSGSVSKKTSVVVAGEAAGSKLAKAQELGIEIWDEAALLAFLSSHEG, from the coding sequence ATGACCGATGCCGCTTCCCGCCATGCCACGCTCGTGGCCCGCATCCGCGAGGCCAACCATCGCTATTACGTCCTCGACGACCCGCAGCTGGCGGATGCCGATTACGACGGGCTGATGCGCGAACTGGAAGCGCTGGAAGCCGCGCATCCCGAACTCGCCACGCCTGATTCGCCCACCCGCCGCGTCGGTGACACACCGTCCGCGAAGTTCGCGCCAGTCGCCCACGTGGTGCCGATGCTGTCGCTGGCCAACGCCTTCACCGACGACGAAGTGCGCGAATTCGTCGCCCGCATCGAAAAGGAAACCGGGGATGCCGCCCCGGCGTTTTCCGTCGAGCCGAAACTGGACGGCCTCGCCATCAGCCTGCGCTACGAAGACGGCGTGTTCGTGCGCGGCGCGACGCGCGGCGACGGCGCCACCGGCGAGGACGTCACCGCCAACCTGCGCACGGTGAAGTCGATCCCGCTGCGCCTGTTCGGCGATGCGCCGGCCGTGCTCGAAGTGCGCGGCGAAGTGGTGATGCCGAAAGCCGCGTTCGATCGCTACAACGCCTGGGCGCTGGAAAACGGCCAGAAAGTGCTGGCGAATCCGCGCAACGGTGCCGCCGGTTCGCTGCGCCAGCTCGACCCGCGCATCACCGCGCAACGGCCGCTGGCGTTCTTCGCCTACGCGCTCGGACAGGTGGAGGGCGCGATGTTGCCGCCGACCCATTCCGGCGTGCTGGCCTGGCTGCGCGACCTCGGTTTCCCGGTCAGTGCGGAAGTCGCCGTGGCGCATGGCGTCGAAGGCCTGCTGGCGTACTACCGGCGCATCGGCGAGCGCCGCGACGCGCTGCCTTACGACATCGACGGCGTGGTCTACAAGCTCGACCGCTTCGACCAGCAACGCGCGATGGGTTTCGTCTCGCGTGCGCCGCGCTGGGCGATCGCGCACAAATTCCCGGCGCAGGAAGCCAGCACCACCGTCGAGTCCATCGAGGTCAACGTCGGCCGCACCGGCGCGGTCACGCCGTGGGTGTTGATGAAGCCGGTGCATGTCGGCGGCGTCACCGTCACCCGCGCCACGCTGCACAACGCCGACCAGGTCGCGCGGCTGGATGTGCGCGTCGGCGACACGGTTATCGTGCGTCGTGCCGGCGATGTGATTCCCGAAGTCGTGCGCGTGGTCGAAGGCGAACGCCCGCTGGATGAGCGTGGCGAACCGCTGCATCCGCCCTATGAACTGCCCACCGTGTGCCCGGTCTGCGGCTCGGCCATCGAGCGCGGCGAAGGCGAGGTGGTCGCGCGTTGCAGCGGCGGCCTGTTCTGTCCGGCACAGCGCGTGCAGGCGTTGTTCCATTTTGCCGGCCGCCGGACCATGGATATCGAGGGCCTGGGCGAGCGTTTCGCGGAAGCGCTGGTGGAATTCGGTTACATCGAAACCGTGGCCGATCTCTACCGGCTCACCGTCGATGATTTCCTCGACATGAAACGCCGCGCCGACGAGCGCGACGGCACCATCCCGGCGACCGTCAAGGCCGGCAAGGTCGCCGACAAATGGGCGCACAATCTGGTCAATGCCATTGCGGCCAGCCGCAGCACCACGCTCGAACGCCTGCTGTTCGCGCTCGGCATCAAGGATGTCGGCGAGTCCACCGCCAAGACGCTGGCCCGCCACTTCGGCGCGCTCGACCCGCTGATGGCCGCCGACGAAACCACCCTGCGCGAAGTGCCGGATGTCGGCCCCGTGGTCGCCGCGCACATCGCGCATTTCTTCGCCCAGCCGCACAACCGCGAGGTCATCGCGGCCCTGCGCGAACGCGGCGTGCATTGGCCTGAAGGCGCGCCGCAACGCGCGACCGAAGGCCCGCTCGCCGGCAAGACCGTGGTGCTGACCGGCGGCCTGTCGGCGATGGGCCGCGACGAAGCCGGCGCGCGGCTGGAAGCGCTCGGCGCCAAGGTCAGCGGCAGCGTGTCGAAGAAGACCTCCGTGGTCGTGGCCGGCGAAGCCGCCGGCAGCAAGCTGGCGAAGGCGCAGGAACTCGGCATCGAGATCTGGGACGAAGCCGCTTTGCTCGCCTTCCTCTCATCGCACGAGGGCTGA
- the epmA gene encoding EF-P lysine aminoacylase EpmA, translating into MPHPDTANGAGAWRPSATRETLELRAALNHLVRAFFHARGVLEVETPVFSLVGVSDPHIAPFHLEFSGRTDGAPRTRWLRTSPEYAMKRLLAAGVGDCYELGRVFRDGEAGGRHNPEFTMLEWYRVGWDHRRLMDETVELVRAALALVGRDVDAVDVVTYRDLYRRSIDIDPFTAPVDALREALGDVLIDPEGLTRDDWLDLLMTHRIQPAFATGTITVLHDYPASQCALAQVRDEGDGQPVAERFELYLGPLELANGYHELRDAAEQAARFQRDADVRAGLGGTTRPIDTHLLDALAHGLPACAGVALGIDRLMMAMLGTPRIADVLAFDFTRA; encoded by the coding sequence ATGCCGCATCCCGATACCGCGAACGGTGCCGGTGCATGGCGGCCTTCCGCCACGCGGGAAACGCTTGAACTCCGCGCCGCGCTCAACCACCTCGTCCGCGCGTTCTTCCATGCGCGTGGCGTGCTGGAAGTGGAGACGCCGGTGTTCTCGCTGGTCGGCGTCAGTGATCCGCACATCGCGCCGTTCCATCTGGAATTTTCCGGCCGCACCGATGGCGCCCCGCGCACGCGCTGGCTGCGTACCTCGCCCGAATACGCGATGAAGCGTCTGCTCGCCGCGGGCGTGGGCGACTGCTACGAACTGGGCCGCGTGTTCCGCGACGGCGAGGCCGGTGGCCGCCACAACCCCGAGTTCACGATGCTGGAGTGGTATCGCGTCGGTTGGGACCATCGCCGCCTGATGGACGAAACCGTCGAACTGGTGCGTGCGGCGCTGGCATTGGTCGGGCGTGATGTCGATGCGGTCGATGTCGTGACCTACCGCGATCTGTACCGGCGCAGCATCGACATCGACCCGTTCACCGCGCCCGTCGATGCGCTGCGTGAGGCGTTGGGCGATGTGCTCATCGACCCCGAAGGGCTCACCCGCGACGACTGGCTGGACCTGCTGATGACGCATCGCATCCAGCCCGCGTTCGCCACCGGCACGATCACCGTGCTGCACGATTACCCGGCTTCGCAATGCGCGTTGGCGCAGGTGCGTGACGAGGGCGATGGGCAGCCGGTGGCGGAACGCTTCGAGCTCTACCTCGGCCCACTGGAACTGGCCAACGGTTACCACGAGTTGCGCGACGCGGCGGAGCAGGCCGCACGTTTCCAGCGCGATGCCGATGTCCGCGCCGGTCTTGGCGGCACGACGCGCCCCATCGACACCCATCTGCTCGATGCGCTGGCGCATGGGCTTCCGGCATGTGCGGGCGTGGCGCTGGGCATCGACCGCTTGATGATGGCGATGCTCGGAACGCCGCGCATCGCCGATGTGCTCGCCTTCGATTTCACCCGTGCATGA
- a CDS encoding DUF3011 domain-containing protein: MMLLSGAAMALFARDAWAAPGVADSRVRCESQEGRWNQCALPPGEGDTMMLRQLSRNACIRNNSWGTNEGGLWVSRGCRAEFGREKPPARASASADREAGTRSRLLRCESRNGGHRQCPIETVGGVRLSRKLSDGDCELGKSWGYDENGIWVARGCRAEFEVTTPDRPSVRFFQRLLGRGSSDTGGQGQPLRCESVDGKRQECRLPPGTGRVELVHQLSKAGCEDGKSWGWNARQVWVAEGCRAEFMTWPSPPAE, encoded by the coding sequence ATGATGCTTCTGTCCGGTGCCGCGATGGCGCTGTTCGCGCGCGATGCGTGGGCGGCGCCGGGCGTCGCTGACTCGCGGGTGCGCTGCGAATCGCAGGAAGGCCGCTGGAACCAGTGCGCGCTGCCGCCCGGCGAAGGCGACACGATGATGCTGCGCCAGCTGTCGCGCAATGCCTGCATCCGCAACAACTCCTGGGGCACCAACGAGGGCGGGCTGTGGGTGTCGCGTGGCTGCCGTGCCGAGTTCGGCCGCGAGAAACCGCCGGCGCGGGCTTCGGCTTCGGCTGATCGCGAAGCCGGTACGCGCAGCCGCCTGCTGCGTTGCGAATCGCGCAACGGCGGGCATCGTCAATGCCCCATCGAAACCGTGGGCGGCGTGCGCCTGAGCCGCAAGCTGTCCGATGGCGACTGCGAACTCGGCAAGAGCTGGGGCTACGACGAGAACGGCATCTGGGTTGCACGCGGCTGCCGCGCGGAATTCGAAGTCACCACGCCCGACCGACCGAGCGTGCGTTTCTTCCAGCGCCTGCTAGGACGCGGATCATCGGATACGGGCGGGCAGGGCCAACCGCTGCGCTGCGAATCGGTGGATGGCAAACGGCAGGAATGCCGCTTGCCGCCCGGTACGGGGCGCGTGGAGCTGGTTCATCAGTTGTCCAAGGCCGGTTGCGAGGACGGAAAGAGTTGGGGTTGGAATGCGCGGCAGGTCTGGGTGGCCGAAGGTTGCCGCGCCGAGTTCATGACCTGGCCATCACCGCCGGCTGAATGA
- a CDS encoding DUF3011 domain-containing protein → MRLPNFIFIAFALVGLLSPLAAHAQWQGGNNNGRFVCESGDGRYNECRVDTRQGVTMVRQVSRSACIEGQSWGIRRDAVWVDRGCRAEFALGGYGAGNYGGYGNNGYNNGRGWNSYGRTVVCESPRSRHNECPIDTRYGVTVVRQLSDTRCREGHNWGTRPGVVWVDHGCRAEFGPASNNRGYGNNYGYDNGRYPSYGYGQGGYANGQPQVLQCASNDGRQNYCAAQIRQGVELLRQTSRSACVQGQSWGWDRGGVWVAGGCSGEFRVW, encoded by the coding sequence ATGCGTCTTCCAAACTTCATCTTCATCGCCTTCGCTCTTGTCGGCCTGCTCAGCCCGCTCGCCGCGCATGCGCAATGGCAGGGCGGCAACAACAACGGTCGTTTTGTCTGCGAATCCGGTGACGGGCGTTACAACGAATGTCGCGTCGATACCCGGCAGGGCGTGACGATGGTGCGGCAGGTTTCGCGCTCGGCCTGCATCGAAGGCCAGAGCTGGGGCATCCGCCGCGATGCGGTCTGGGTGGATCGTGGCTGCCGCGCTGAATTCGCGCTGGGCGGCTATGGCGCGGGCAACTATGGCGGTTACGGCAACAACGGTTACAACAACGGTCGCGGCTGGAACAGCTATGGCCGCACCGTGGTCTGCGAATCACCGCGCAGCCGACACAACGAATGCCCCATCGACACCCGTTATGGCGTGACCGTGGTGCGGCAACTTTCCGATACGCGTTGCCGTGAAGGCCACAACTGGGGCACGCGTCCGGGCGTGGTCTGGGTCGATCACGGTTGCCGCGCGGAATTCGGGCCGGCCTCGAACAATCGCGGTTATGGCAACAATTACGGTTACGACAATGGTCGCTATCCGTCCTACGGCTATGGGCAGGGCGGTTACGCCAACGGCCAGCCCCAGGTGCTGCAATGCGCGTCCAACGACGGGCGGCAGAACTACTGCGCCGCCCAGATCCGCCAAGGCGTTGAACTGTTGAGGCAGACTTCGCGCAGCGCCTGCGTGCAGGGCCAGTCCTGGGGTTGGGATCGCGGCGGTGTCTGGGTCGCGGGTGGTTGCAGCGGCGAGTTCCGCGTCTGGTGA
- the mtnA gene encoding S-methyl-5-thioribose-1-phosphate isomerase, translated as MTEFDYARYDRIRPIRWMGDALELLDQRHLPFNTGYVRASDSDAVAEAIHSLTVRGAPAIGIAAAWGVVLAARDVDADDGAQALAKLEPAMQRLNAARPTAVNLAWALARMRSALKGAGSDWRDVLDREARAIETEDLAANRGMGAIGAALITPGSGVLTHCNTGSLATAGFGTALGVIRAGVAQERIARVFAGETRPWNQGARLTVWELQQDGIDATLIADAAASHLMKTGQVQWVVVGADRICANGDTANKIGTYQLAIAARHHGVKFMVVAPSSTVDMATASGDLIEIEERDPAELLAHRGERTVADGIDAWNPVFDVTPHDLIDAIVTERGVVEKPDAASMRALFAPAGQ; from the coding sequence ATGACCGAATTCGATTACGCCCGATACGACCGCATCCGCCCGATCCGCTGGATGGGCGATGCGCTTGAACTCCTCGATCAGCGCCACCTGCCGTTCAACACCGGCTACGTGCGTGCCAGCGACAGCGATGCGGTGGCCGAAGCGATCCACTCGTTGACCGTCCGCGGCGCGCCGGCCATCGGCATCGCCGCGGCCTGGGGCGTGGTGCTGGCCGCGCGTGATGTCGACGCCGATGATGGCGCGCAGGCCCTGGCGAAGCTGGAACCGGCGATGCAGCGGCTCAACGCCGCACGCCCGACTGCCGTCAACCTGGCCTGGGCGTTGGCGCGGATGCGCAGCGCTTTAAAGGGCGCCGGCAGCGACTGGCGCGATGTGCTCGACCGCGAGGCCCGTGCCATCGAAACCGAAGACCTGGCCGCCAACCGCGGCATGGGCGCGATCGGCGCGGCGTTGATCACGCCCGGCAGCGGCGTGCTGACCCACTGCAATACCGGTTCGTTGGCGACCGCCGGCTTCGGCACCGCGCTCGGCGTGATCCGCGCGGGTGTGGCGCAGGAGCGCATCGCCCGCGTGTTCGCCGGCGAGACACGCCCGTGGAACCAGGGCGCGCGGCTCACCGTGTGGGAACTGCAGCAGGACGGCATCGACGCCACGCTCATCGCCGACGCAGCCGCATCGCACCTGATGAAGACCGGGCAGGTGCAGTGGGTGGTGGTCGGCGCCGACCGCATCTGCGCCAACGGCGACACCGCCAACAAGATCGGTACCTACCAGTTGGCCATCGCCGCACGGCACCACGGCGTCAAGTTCATGGTGGTCGCGCCGTCTTCGACGGTGGACATGGCGACCGCTTCCGGCGACCTGATCGAGATCGAGGAGCGCGATCCCGCCGAACTGCTGGCCCATCGCGGCGAACGCACGGTGGCCGATGGCATCGACGCTTGGAACCCGGTTTTCGACGTCACGCCGCACGATCTGATCGACGCCATCGTCACCGAACGCGGCGTGGTGGAGAAGCCGGATGCGGCCTCGATGCGGGCATTGTTCGCGCCTGCCGGGCAGTAA